A genomic region of Pseudorca crassidens isolate mPseCra1 chromosome 10, mPseCra1.hap1, whole genome shotgun sequence contains the following coding sequences:
- the LOC137231738 gene encoding histone H4, with translation MSGRGKGGKGLGKGGAKRHRKVLRDNIQGITKPAIRRLARRGGVKRISGLIYEETRGVLKVFLENVIRDAVTYTEHAKRKTVTAMDVVYALKRQGRTLYGFGG, from the coding sequence ATGTCCGGTCGTGGGAAGGGCGGGAAGGGTCTCGGAAAGGGGGGTGCCAAGCGCCACCGCAAGGTGCTGCGCGATAATATTCAGGGCATCACTAAGCCCGCTATTCGGCGTTTAGCTAGGCGTGGTGGCGTCAAGCGCATCTCTGGCCTCATCTACGAGGAGACTCGCGGGGTGCTGAAGGTGTTCCTAGAGAACGTGATTCGGGACGCTGTCACTTACACTGAGCACGCCAAGCGCAAGACCGTCACCGCCATGGACGTGGTCTACGCGCTCAAGCGCCAGGGACGCACCCTTTACGGCTTTGGCGGCTAG